The following are encoded in a window of Halodesulfovibrio sp. genomic DNA:
- a CDS encoding STAS domain-containing protein has product MAMKTIELPNCTVLAMSHRLDGSHTKELETKVEELIGGGYSRLLFDFEELDYINSAGLRILVMAYQQLQPNGGKVAVCCARDYIQEVFEISGYDQLFGMYSNRDDAVSDF; this is encoded by the coding sequence ATGGCAATGAAAACCATTGAATTACCGAATTGTACGGTTCTCGCAATGAGTCACCGTCTGGATGGTTCCCATACAAAAGAGCTTGAAACCAAGGTGGAAGAATTAATCGGCGGTGGGTATTCCCGCTTGTTGTTCGACTTTGAAGAGCTGGATTATATTAACAGCGCAGGGCTGCGTATTCTCGTTATGGCGTATCAACAGCTTCAACCTAACGGTGGCAAAGTGGCGGTATGCTGTGCGCGAGATTATATTCAGGAAGTTTTTGAGATTTCCGGTTATGACCAATTGTTCGGTATGTACTCAAATCGAGACGATGCAGTAAGCGACTTTTAA
- a CDS encoding molybdopterin-guanine dinucleotide biosynthesis protein MobB: MKAVSIVGYKKSGKTTLTRKIADALEARGKTVTIAKFTHSGLTKPDTDTGRFAKEGRTVIGLSESECGIHWGAKKMLPDVLPLAQADYLLVEGGKTLSWLPRVILLRETEEQATLDRGLAIGSYGTVSADGVPHFDETTIEELVDCIEEKAFLLPALDCGACGEATCEAIAQKIVAGKATMKACKSINSSGLTITVNGSPVGLNPFVENIIRGSIEGMLGSLKGYALGSDVEIKISK, translated from the coding sequence ATGAAAGCTGTCAGCATTGTTGGCTACAAAAAGTCCGGTAAAACAACTCTCACCCGTAAAATTGCCGATGCACTCGAAGCACGCGGTAAAACGGTAACTATCGCAAAATTCACCCATTCCGGCTTAACTAAACCGGACACTGACACCGGACGATTTGCGAAAGAAGGCAGAACTGTTATCGGACTTAGCGAAAGCGAATGTGGCATCCACTGGGGCGCTAAAAAAATGCTTCCAGATGTACTCCCACTCGCGCAAGCGGATTATCTGCTGGTAGAGGGAGGAAAGACACTAAGCTGGCTCCCCCGAGTAATTTTGCTACGCGAAACTGAAGAGCAAGCAACGCTGGACAGGGGGCTTGCCATTGGTTCCTATGGGACTGTCTCCGCCGATGGCGTTCCCCACTTCGACGAAACAACCATTGAAGAACTAGTAGACTGTATTGAAGAAAAGGCATTTCTGCTTCCCGCACTTGACTGTGGAGCTTGTGGCGAAGCTACCTGTGAGGCTATTGCTCAAAAAATTGTAGCTGGAAAAGCGACCATGAAGGCGTGTAAATCTATCAACAGTTCCGGCTTAACTATTACGGTTAACGGCTCACCAGTAGGGCTGAACCCATTTGTAGAGAATATTATCCGAGGTTCCATTGAAGGTATGCTCGGATCTCTTAAAGGATATGCACTGGGTAGCGATGTCGAAATAAAAATTTCAAAATAG
- a CDS encoding 4Fe-4S dicluster domain-containing protein: MAKKFLVDLTRCTACRGCQVACKQWKKLPAEETVNWGSHQNPKDLSFNTIRLVRFEEVVVNGKVDWLFFPEQCRHCYEPPCLGQAELDDERAVIQDETTGAVVFTEYTKNVDAEGVRESCPYDIPRKDPVSGQLSKCDMCIDRIQNGMKPACVLSCPTGAMTFGEEDEIDALAKERLAAAKKRYPKAVLGDPDDIRVVYLFQQDPTTYFEKAIAAASPVMMNRKQMFARLLGTKA, from the coding sequence ATGGCTAAAAAATTCCTCGTCGATCTTACCCGCTGCACGGCATGCCGTGGTTGTCAGGTAGCATGCAAACAATGGAAAAAGCTTCCGGCGGAAGAAACAGTGAACTGGGGCTCACACCAAAACCCTAAGGATCTGAGCTTTAACACAATACGACTTGTGCGCTTTGAAGAAGTCGTAGTCAACGGCAAAGTTGACTGGCTGTTTTTCCCAGAACAGTGCCGTCATTGCTACGAACCGCCTTGCTTAGGTCAGGCGGAGCTTGATGACGAACGTGCTGTTATTCAGGACGAAACAACTGGTGCTGTTGTCTTTACAGAATACACTAAAAATGTTGACGCCGAAGGCGTTCGCGAATCTTGCCCATACGACATTCCACGCAAGGATCCTGTCTCGGGGCAGCTCTCCAAATGCGACATGTGCATCGACCGTATCCAGAACGGCATGAAGCCAGCCTGTGTACTTTCCTGTCCTACAGGCGCTATGACGTTCGGTGAAGAAGATGAAATTGACGCATTAGCAAAAGAGCGACTGGCTGCTGCCAAAAAACGTTACCCGAAAGCCGTTCTAGGCGACCCAGACGACATACGTGTGGTCTACTTGTTCCAACAAGACCCGACCACATATTTTGAAAAAGCAATTGCAGCAGCTTCCCCGGTCATGATGAACCGTAAGCAAATGTTTGCACGTTTGCTCGGCACTAAGGCATAA
- the fdnG gene encoding formate dehydrogenase-N subunit alpha has translation MTVSRRQFLKLSAGAATASAFGGLGISLKPTVAKAELQKLQWSKQTTSVCCYCAVGCGLIVNTAKDGDGRAINVEGDPDHPINEGSLCAKGAAIWQLAENDNRPQTPLYRAPNSTEWKPVSWDWALTEIAKRVKKTRDTSFQRKNEKGEQVNRTEAIASAGSAAMDNEECWAYQSLLRSLGLVYVEHQARIUHSATVAALAESFGRGAMTNHWIDLKNSDCVLIMGSNAAENHPISFKWVMKAKDKGATLIHVDPRFTRTSAKCDMFAPIRSGADIPFLGGMVKYILDNNKYFKEYVVNYTNASFVVGKDYTFDDGVFSGFDPKTGSYDKSKWAFELDKNGVPVRDESLKNPRCVFNLLKKHFARYDVDTVSDVTGTPKEDILKVYKTYAASGSPDKSATIMYAMGWTQHTVGVQNIRTMAIVQLLLGNIGVAGGGVNALRGESNVQGSTDHCLLVHILPGYLGTPKSKWSDLAAYNKNCTPKSADPMSANWWGNKPKYVSSFVKAMYPKATPEKGYEMLPKLDAHKPMTEYYWLSMFEKMNQGQFDGFFAWGQNPACGGANANKNREAMGKLDWLVNVNIFDNETASFWRGPDMKPEDIKTEVFFLPCAVSIEKEGSVTNSGRWMQWRYQGPKPYAQTLPDGDIILKLTDKIQQLYKKDGGAYPDPIINLGLNDWQNSHGHFDPHGIAKLINGYFMKDTEVKGKKFKKGQQVPSFAYLKDDGSTCSGNWLYCGSYTDKGNMAARRDKTQNKAQANIGLYPNWAWCWPVNRRILYNRASVDLTGKPYAPKKAVINWTGDKTKWQGDVPDGGWKPGTKHAFIMRKHGFGQIYGPGRQEGPFPEHYEPLECPIAKHPFSSQLHNPTAYQIASEEKAVANPKYPYVGTTYRVTEHWQTGLMTRYQGWLIETEPQLFCEISEELAKKENIANGETVNVSSLRGKLKCVAIVTKRIKPYKVQGQDVHLVGLPWHYGWVTPKNGGDSANLLTPSVGDPNTGIPETKAFMVNVSKIKRA, from the coding sequence TGCTAAGGGTGCTGCAATATGGCAGCTTGCTGAAAACGACAACCGCCCCCAAACTCCATTGTACCGTGCTCCTAATAGCACAGAATGGAAACCTGTCTCCTGGGACTGGGCACTGACAGAAATTGCAAAGCGCGTTAAAAAAACCCGCGATACGTCTTTCCAACGTAAGAATGAAAAAGGCGAGCAAGTTAACCGCACGGAAGCCATCGCTTCTGCCGGTTCCGCCGCAATGGATAACGAAGAATGCTGGGCATACCAGTCATTACTCAGATCTCTTGGCTTGGTGTATGTTGAACACCAAGCGCGTATCTGACACAGCGCAACTGTAGCGGCTCTGGCAGAGTCGTTTGGACGCGGTGCGATGACTAACCACTGGATCGACCTTAAGAACAGTGACTGTGTATTAATCATGGGCAGTAACGCTGCCGAAAACCATCCTATTTCCTTCAAATGGGTAATGAAAGCTAAAGACAAGGGCGCAACACTCATCCATGTTGACCCGCGCTTTACCCGTACATCTGCCAAGTGCGATATGTTTGCTCCTATTCGCTCCGGTGCGGATATTCCTTTCCTTGGCGGCATGGTCAAATACATCCTCGATAACAACAAATACTTCAAAGAGTATGTTGTTAACTACACCAACGCATCTTTTGTTGTCGGCAAAGATTATACATTTGATGACGGTGTCTTCTCCGGTTTTGATCCTAAAACAGGTTCATATGACAAATCCAAATGGGCATTCGAACTGGACAAAAATGGTGTCCCTGTTCGCGACGAATCGTTAAAGAACCCGCGTTGTGTATTCAACCTGCTCAAAAAACACTTTGCCCGTTATGATGTAGATACTGTGTCTGACGTCACAGGAACGCCTAAAGAAGATATCCTCAAGGTATACAAGACATATGCAGCTTCCGGATCGCCGGACAAATCTGCAACCATCATGTACGCAATGGGTTGGACACAGCACACAGTAGGTGTTCAGAACATCCGCACCATGGCAATAGTACAGCTGCTTCTCGGTAACATTGGCGTTGCTGGCGGTGGTGTTAACGCTCTGCGCGGCGAATCCAACGTGCAGGGTTCAACTGACCACTGTCTCCTCGTACATATTCTGCCGGGATACCTTGGAACCCCTAAATCCAAGTGGTCTGATCTTGCAGCATACAACAAAAACTGTACCCCTAAATCAGCAGACCCTATGTCCGCAAACTGGTGGGGCAACAAGCCAAAGTATGTATCCAGTTTCGTAAAAGCAATGTACCCGAAGGCAACACCGGAAAAAGGGTACGAAATGCTGCCTAAGCTTGATGCACACAAGCCGATGACAGAATACTACTGGCTGTCCATGTTTGAAAAAATGAATCAGGGGCAGTTTGACGGTTTCTTTGCTTGGGGTCAGAACCCGGCATGCGGCGGCGCAAACGCCAATAAAAACCGTGAAGCTATGGGCAAGCTTGACTGGCTCGTCAACGTCAACATTTTCGACAACGAAACAGCTTCATTCTGGCGTGGACCGGATATGAAACCTGAGGACATCAAGACAGAAGTATTCTTCCTGCCTTGTGCTGTTTCCATCGAAAAAGAAGGCTCCGTTACAAACTCCGGTCGCTGGATGCAATGGCGTTATCAGGGTCCGAAACCATATGCACAGACTCTTCCTGACGGTGACATCATCCTGAAACTCACCGACAAAATCCAGCAACTCTACAAAAAGGACGGCGGTGCATATCCGGACCCTATCATAAACCTTGGACTGAACGACTGGCAGAACAGCCACGGTCACTTTGACCCACACGGCATTGCTAAACTTATCAACGGTTACTTTATGAAAGATACCGAAGTTAAGGGTAAGAAGTTCAAAAAAGGTCAGCAGGTTCCGAGTTTTGCATACCTTAAAGATGACGGTTCAACATGTTCCGGTAACTGGCTCTACTGTGGCTCTTACACTGACAAAGGCAACATGGCTGCCCGCCGTGACAAAACACAAAACAAAGCACAAGCGAATATCGGGCTGTACCCTAACTGGGCATGGTGCTGGCCTGTAAACCGCCGCATTCTCTACAACCGTGCTTCTGTTGACCTTACAGGTAAACCGTACGCACCTAAAAAAGCGGTTATTAACTGGACTGGCGATAAAACCAAATGGCAGGGCGATGTACCTGATGGTGGATGGAAACCGGGAACAAAGCATGCGTTCATCATGCGTAAGCACGGCTTCGGTCAGATTTACGGCCCGGGACGTCAGGAAGGTCCATTCCCAGAGCACTATGAACCGCTTGAATGCCCTATTGCAAAGCATCCGTTCTCATCCCAGCTGCACAACCCTACTGCATATCAAATTGCAAGTGAGGAAAAAGCAGTTGCCAACCCTAAATACCCGTATGTTGGAACCACATACCGCGTAACAGAACATTGGCAGACTGGATTGATGACTCGTTATCAGGGATGGCTGATTGAAACAGAGCCACAGTTGTTCTGTGAAATCAGTGAAGAATTGGCAAAGAAAGAAAACATTGCGAACGGCGAAACTGTGAATGTTTCCAGCCTGCGCGGCAAGCTCAAGTGTGTTGCCATCGTAACCAAGCGCATCAAGCCATACAAAGTTCAGGGACAGGACGTGCATCTTGTCGGTCTTCCTTGGCACTATGGCTGGGTGACACCGAAAAACGGTGGTGATTCTGCAAACCTCCTCACTCCTTCTGTGGGCGACCCTAACACCGGTATTCCGGAAACAAAGGCGTTCATGGTTAACGTGAGCAAGATAAAGAGAGCGTAA